The Candidatus Methylomirabilota bacterium DNA segment AACCAGTAGATGACAAAGGCGCTGACGACGAGGAACGCGGCTGTGATACCGCCCCAGAGTTTCGCCAGGCCGCGCACTTGATCCTCGACGCCTGCGAGAGAGAGACCAAGCGTGACGCCACCGATGACTTTCTCGCGCTGGTCCGCACTCCCAGGTCGGCCACGCGCCCCGATCAAAAGCTCGTCCGGAGTCTGCACCTGTTCGGACACGATCGGAGACAGGAACTCGATGAATCGTTGGCCGGCACGCTCGACGTGTCGCGATAGCGGCCGGTCGTTCGGCGCCTCTCCCGGCTGTGTCTCGATGGTACCTTGACGGCCGGTGCTGGCGAGGATGCGCCCGTCCCCGCCACGGATGACCACATAAACGACATCGGGATTCCTGAGCGCGCCCCGCATCACTACCGCCAGGAGCTCCTTGTCCTCACTGAAGGCTCCGAGCTCGCTGGCGAAGCCGAGGTTCGAGGCCAGCGCTCGACCCCGCTTCTCGAACTCCTCCGTCACGAGCCGCCGATGCTCTCGGACATTCATCCACGCCTGAAAGACGAGAAAGGACACCACGATGGGGACGACGGACCAGAAGATCCGCGCCCGAAAGCTGGAGAAGCCCCGGAACCGCAGCCGCGTCTTCATCGCATCACTGGATCACGTTCGTGGCCCGCGTCAGGATGGCCTGCGGGACCTCGAGGCCGAGCTTCTGCGCCGTCTTGAGGTTGACGGTGAGGAAGAGCTTCCGCGCGGTCGTGTACGGGACGTCCGCCGCCGCGCGGCCCGTGAGTATCGCCTGAGCCAGCTCTCCCGCCTGGCGGCCGATGTCCTCGCCGCTCGCGAACGAGAGCGAGAAGAGCGCGCCCATCTGCGCGTGGCGGTCCGAGAGCCCGAGCAGCGGGATCCTCCGCCGGTAAGAGAACAGGAGCATCTGCTGAACCACGGCCTGGGAGAGGATGGTTTCGTCCGGCACGATCCACAAGGCGTCGATGCCGTCCTGGATCGACTCGAGCGCGCCGATGACTTCCTTGGTGGAGTTGATCTCCCGCGTGACCAGCTCGAGGCCCTCGTCACGGGCGACGAGCTGCGCGCGTCTCACCAGGTAACCGGTCTTGGCGGGATTGAAGATGACGCCGATGCGCTTGATCTGCGGCCCGAGCTGCTTGAACAGCCGGATCGACTGCTCCACGGGGACGTTCATGCTCGCTCCCGTGACGTTCTTGGTCCCCGCTCCGATCACGCTTGGCGGGTTGAGGACCATCGCGTACACGACGGGGAGTGGGGTCGGCCGGCTGACAATGACCTGCAGCGCCCAGATCCCAACGGCAAAGATGAGGTCCGGCTTGACCTTCGCCTCGATCTCGGCCAGCTGCTTCCGGCCGCGATCAAGGTCGCCGTCCATGTCGTACACGGCAACGATCTCGTGAGGCGCCGCTTCCTTGAAGCCCTTGAGCGCCTCCTCGTATTCGCTGACCTTGGCACTCAAGAGGACGGCCACGCGGCCCGCGGCCGCCGGGCTGGCAAAAGCCGCGGGCGACAGGACAAGGACGAGGACGATGGCTAGGAGCTTGAGCATCTCGATCTGAGGCTAGTGTAGAGGAAGCGGCCGACGTCCGGCGCCGGACTTCCGGCAGCCTTTCACCCCGGGGCGGACTGATAGCATGTTGCGATATCGCTGCTAGCATGAGACGATATCGACACTATGGCGACAATCATCATCCGGAATCTCGATGACGAGGTGGCCGAGCGGCTGCGGCTGCAGGCCCGCCTTCGAGGTGTATCGGTCGAGCAGGAGGCGCGGCGAGTCCTCGCCGACGGCACGCGGGTGAGCCGGGCGGAGATTGCCGCGCGGGCTGCGGCCATTCGCGCCCGCCAACGCCCCCACCGTTCCAGCGGAGTGGATTTGATCCGGGAAGACCGGGTGCGATGACGCCACGCAGAGCCGCGAGGGCGCCCGCCCGCCGCATGCGCGAGCGCGGCTCGCGATACACTTCGGCGATCTCGGAGCCTATCGTCGTCGACGCCTCGATCGCATTTCTGTGGTTCGCCAACGAGGCCGACAGGTCCGGAGCCGACGAGCTGCTCGAAGG contains these protein-coding regions:
- a CDS encoding plasmid stabilization protein, which codes for MATIIIRNLDDEVAERLRLQARLRGVSVEQEARRVLADGTRVSRAEIAARAAAIRARQRPHRSSGVDLIREDRVR
- a CDS encoding ABC transporter substrate-binding protein; protein product: MLKLLAIVLVLVLSPAAFASPAAAGRVAVLLSAKVSEYEEALKGFKEAAPHEIVAVYDMDGDLDRGRKQLAEIEAKVKPDLIFAVGIWALQVIVSRPTPLPVVYAMVLNPPSVIGAGTKNVTGASMNVPVEQSIRLFKQLGPQIKRIGVIFNPAKTGYLVRRAQLVARDEGLELVTREINSTKEVIGALESIQDGIDALWIVPDETILSQAVVQQMLLFSYRRRIPLLGLSDRHAQMGALFSLSFASGEDIGRQAGELAQAILTGRAAADVPYTTARKLFLTVNLKTAQKLGLEVPQAILTRATNVIQ